The Tripterygium wilfordii isolate XIE 37 chromosome 17, ASM1340144v1, whole genome shotgun sequence genome has a window encoding:
- the LOC119982032 gene encoding AT-rich interactive domain-containing protein 1-like, with amino-acid sequence MAGWSAIADGSARDCAKTPERRLLLNGVLVDLEPPSSGSVSEVHVDKAKLRKLFDRILPSFLKRIGAPHAFWPLPPLLGDGHTVDLFRLFVVVIKKGGYDAVSENGLWGLVAKESGLCLSVASAVKLVYIKYLDPLQRLLDVFVENNISKGKLSNTASNLDGFLMDLGGEFREFLSEITGSKKKDEGSLNSGTEVDLDGCGKSSHDEEYIHIDSRNSIKEFLEATKLGSDDEVKSTVVDSDGDKKRLIVGETPFSDSSKSGFNLSDFSKVPNETKSVVNESDGSDDDVVILDSDGDKKCLIVGETPFSDSSKSGFNLSNFSKVSNETKSVVNDSHGSDDDVVILDPDDTKEKIFGRKRKRISLWPMLQWLIRVAKDPCAPVVGSLPECSGWESYGKEELWKQVLSAREALFLKMTLDSTIVSTNCVRTLQKNQKMHPSLYDDHSGSNYNLRDRLSCRRDLPSGKALSNTQPYSQSSSPDFDTGRSCGSARMENHGEKETNRRKKSVFDYTEIDQVLLGSNFQVEVPEWTGVASESDPKWLGTRIWPLKEKRMILIERDRIGKGRLGSCGCQVQDSIERVRFHVAEKRLRVKLELGSAFYDWNIDKMGETVALSWTKEEEKNFKAIVGSDPPSHCFRDQVFESFRRKNRQFVVSYYFNAVLLQRRAHQNRFTPNYINSDEDEAESESESISDPIKNGTIKKPSSLLCSPGKAHKKSRH; translated from the exons TTCCGTCTTTTCTCAAGAGGATAGGTGCTCCACATGCATTTTGGCCTCTCCCTCCTTTGCTTGGAGATGGACATACCGTGGATTTGTTTAGACTCTTCGTGGTTGTGATAAAGAAGGGTGGATATGATGCAGTTTCGGAAAATGGTTTGTGGGGTTTGGTGGCCAAAGAGTCTGGATTATGCCTAAGCGTTGCCTCTGCTGTGAAACTGGTGTATATCAAGTATTTAGATCCGCTACAGAGGCTGTTAGATGTCTTTGTTGAAAATAATATCTCTAAGGGAAAATTGAGTAACACTGCCTCAAATTTGGATGGTTTTCTTATGGATCTAGGGGGTGAGTTTAGGGAGTTCCTTTCCGAGATTACtggttcaaagaaaaaagatgagGGATCTCTGAATTCAGG TACAGAGGTGGACTTAGATGGATGTGGTAAAAGTTCCCATGACgaggaatatatacatattgatTCTAGGAATAGTATCAAGGAGTTTTTGGAAGCTACAAAACTGGGAAGTGATGACGAGGTAAAGAGCACAGTAGTGGATTCAGATGGGGACAAGAAACGTCTTATTGTTGGGGAAACTCCATTTTCAGATTCATCAAAAAGTGGGTTCAATTTGTCGGATTTCAGTAAAGTACCCAATGAAACGAAGAGTGTCGTGAATGAGTCAGATGGAAGTGATGACGATGTTGTGATATTGGATTCAGATGGGGACAAGAAATGTCTTATTGTTGGGGAAACTCCATTTTCAGATTCATCAAAAAGTGGGTTCAATTTGTCGAATTTCAGTAAAGTATCCAATGAAACGAAGAGTGTGGTGAATGACTCACATGGAAGTGATGACGATGTTGTGATATTGGATCCTGATGACACAAAGGAAAAAATCTTTGGTCGTAAGAGGAAGCGAATATCTCTTTGGCCGATGCTGCAATGGCTTATTAGGGTTGCTAAGGATCCATGCGCTCCTGTTGTTGGTTCACTACCAGAATGTTCAGGATGGGAGTCATATGGTAAAGAGGAGTTATGGAAGCAGGTGTTGTCTGCTCGAGAAGCATTGTTTCTGAAAATGACGCTTGATTCCA cTATAGTTTCTACTAATTGTGTTCGCACTTTGCAGAAAAATCAAAAGATGCATCCTTCCTTGTATGATGATCACAGTGGCTCAAATTACAATCTGCGAGACAGGTTAAGCTGTAGGAGGGATCTTCCTTCTGGAAAAGCATTGTCCAACACCCAACCTTATTCACAATCTTCCTCACCTGATTTTGATACAGGTCGGAGTTGTGGCAGTGCAAGGATGGAAAATCATGGTGAAAAAGAGacaaatagaaggaaaaaatcCGTATTTGACTATACTGAAATTGACCAAGTTCTTTTGGGTTCAAATTTTCAAGTGGAAGTGCCAGAATGGACTGGTGTGGCTTCTGAAAGTGACCCAAAATGGTTGGGGACCCGAATTTGGCCATTAAAAGAAAAGCGGATGATTCTTATTGAAAGGGATCGAATTGGTAAAGGAAGGTTAGGTTCATGTGGTTGTCAAGTCCAAGATTCCATTGAGCGTGTCAGATTTCACGTAGCTGAGAAAAGGCTGAGGGTGAAGCTTGAATTGGGGTCGGCTTTCTATGATTGGAATATTGACAAGATGGGTGAAACAGTTGCACTGTCTTggacaaaggaagaagagaagaatttCAAAGCAATAGTGGGCTCAGATCCTCCTAGTCATTGCTTTCGAGACCAGGTGTTCGAGTCTTTTCGTAGGAAGAACAGGCAATTCGTGGTTAGCTACTACTTCAATGCCGTTCTTTTGCAGCGCAGAGCTCATCAGAACAGGTTTACTCCAAATTACATTAACAGTGACGAGGATGAAGCAGAATCTGAATCTGAATCGATAAGTGATCCTATTAAGAATGGAACTATCAAGAAACCAAGCTCACTCCTATGTTCCCCAGGAAAAGCACATAAGAAATCAAGGCATTGA
- the LOC119982179 gene encoding uncharacterized protein LOC119982179 isoform X2: MATLGCDFPPLSGTGSSATQSQSRSVVATSLSSSSTTVGLTISELPRDFLPTSTDFRLSVASDWPTWSATVRNALFGRGLLSYLTDGPPVDCSDDVLAAWSLRTNRVSSYLIESLDPTLRPDLVTRSAHVVWRSLTARFVERSGARQYSLLTQAAAAHQDDRSIQQFYQHMRGFWRELEAFLPADSHIATHVAFWDMRHMYEFMMSLRPEFGSLVGQLIHLDPSPSLETAVAELVAEETRLHLLGGVRPPPAPSSFSGVLAAAPSGISTAPSPSSGRPSCTHCLRPGHTVADCWKLHPERRVGPRGRGRRASTPIAAVVTPALPSPASAMSPIDIQQFQQFQQYQQRLEQMTAPTSTGSVYQPGDWQWS; the protein is encoded by the exons ATGGCAACTCTTGGCTGTGATTTTCCTCCCTTGTCGGGGACTGGTTCCTCTGCCACTCAGTCTCAGTCGCGTTCGGTTGTTGCTACGTCACTCTCATCCTCCTCGACGACTGTTGGCTTGACCATCTCTGAACTTCCTCGGGATTTTCTTCCCACTTCGACTGATTTTCGGCTCAGCGTTGCTAGTGATTGGCCTACCtggagtgccacggttcgtaatgcCTTGTTTGGCCGTGGGCTCTTATCTTATCTCACGGATGGTCCACCCGTTGATTgttctgatgatgttttagCTGCTTGGAGTCTTCGGACTAATCGAGTCTCCAGTTATCTCATTGAGTCTCTCGACCCGACTCTTCGACCTGATCTGGTTACTCGATCTGCCCATGTGGTTTGGAGGTCTCTTACTGCTCGTTTTGTTGAGCGCAGTGGGGCTCGTCAGTATTCTCTTCTTACTCAGGCTGCTGCTGCTCATCAGGATGATAGGTCTATCCAGCAGTTCTATCAGCACATGCGTGGTTTTTGGCGTGAGTTGGAGGCCTTTCTCCCTGCTGACAGTCATATTGCTACTCATGTGGCCTTTTGGGATATGCGTCATATGTATGAGTTTATGATGTCTCTCCGCCCTGAGTTTGGTTCTCTAGTTGGTCAGCTTATACATCTTGACCCATCTCCCAGTCTTGAGACTGCAGTTGCTGAGTTAGTTGCAGAGGAGACTCGTCTGCACCTGCTAGGTGGTGTTAGGCCACCTCCCGCACCCTCTAGTTTCTCTGGTGTTCTTGCTGCGGCACCCTCTGGTATTTCCACAGCTCCTTCACCTTCATCTGGTCGTCCTTCTTGCACTCATTGCCTGCGGCCAGGTCATACTGTGGCTGACTGTTGGAAGCTTCACCCCGAGCGTCGTGTTGGACCTCGTGGTCGTGGCCGCCGTGCCTCCACTCCTATTGCTGCGGTTGTTACTCCTGCACTTCCTTCTCCTGCTTCTGCTATGTCTCCTATTGATATTCAACAGTTTCAACAGTTCCAGCAGTATCAGCAGCGTCTTGAGCAGATGACTGCTCCCACCAGCACTG GATCCGTCTACCAGCCGGGTGATTGGCAGTGGTCGTAG
- the LOC119982508 gene encoding ATG8-interacting protein 1-like — MADNEDGEGNVARGNEWEVVSLTASAYAAAPGPGEAEVRDDDQRAVYEESDVEASSALFLSGHFVFPPSQHENLPVDPEIQDEQVKEDEASKLGEEEGGVSSTKDDEIWNLKGLNMSDEYPGIKIFDEKGKSLSVHGTEFEEGPMLPSLINKEQSLYSSATFSSLRSESALGGSPAYGETLDVPEVTDPSEQDPDFSMDISQPPKPAKEEKYNGSELPCNAWWKRRAASLFSHAKEANTFWSVFIAAAVMGLVIIGQQWKQERWQALQVKWQLAITDKAG, encoded by the exons ATGGCTGATAATGAGGACGGTGAGGGAAATGTCGCTCGTGGAAATGAATGGGAAGTTGTGTCACTTACAGCATCAGCATATGCTGCTGCACCTGGTCCGGGAGAAGCTGAAGTGAGGGATGATGACCAGCGTGCTGTTTATGAAGAGTCTGATGTGGAAGCTTCTTCTGCTTTGTTTTTGTCTGGTCACTTTGTGTTTCCTCCCAGCCAGCATGAAAATTTGCCAGTGGATCCTGAGATTCAGGATGAACAAGTAAAGGAGGATGAGGCCTCTAAATTGGGTGAGGAAGAAGGGGGTGTATCTAGCACAAAGGATGATGAAATCTGGAATTTGAAAGGGCTTAATATGTCTGATGAATATCCAGGGATAAAAATTTTTGATGAGAAGGGTAAAAGTCTCTCTGTTCATGGTACAGAATTTGAAGAAGGCCCCATGTTACCAAGTCTGATCAATAAGGAACAGAGTTTATACAGTTCAGCTACTTTTAGTTCTTTGCGCAGCGAATCGGCACTTGGTGGGTCACCTGCATATGGTGAGACACTGGATGTTCCTGAGGTAACTGATCCTTCTGAGCAAGACCCGGATTTTTCTATGGACATCTCACAGCCTCCAAAGCctgcaaaagaagaaaaatataatgGCTCAGAACTTCCTTGTAACGCTTGGTGGAAGAGAAGGGCAGCTTCCTTGTTTTCTCATGCAAAAGAGGCAAATACATTTTGGTCTGTTTTCATTGCAGCAGCTGTGATGGGCCTCGTGATTATTGGGCAGCAATGGAAGCAAGAAAGGTGGCAAGCATTGCAAGTTAAGTGGCAGCTTGCTATCACTGATAAG GCAGGATGA
- the LOC119982179 gene encoding uncharacterized protein LOC119982179 isoform X1, whose protein sequence is MATLGCDFPPLSGTGSSATQSQSRSVVATSLSSSSTTVGLTISELPRDFLPTSTDFRLSVASDWPTWSATVRNALFGRGLLSYLTDGPPVDCSDDVLAAWSLRTNRVSSYLIESLDPTLRPDLVTRSAHVVWRSLTARFVERSGARQYSLLTQAAAAHQDDRSIQQFYQHMRGFWRELEAFLPADSHIATHVAFWDMRHMYEFMMSLRPEFGSLVGQLIHLDPSPSLETAVAELVAEETRLHLLGGVRPPPAPSSFSGVLAAAPSGISTAPSPSSGRPSCTHCLRPGHTVADCWKLHPERRVGPRGRGRRASTPIAAVVTPALPSPASAMSPIDIQQFQQFQQYQQRLEQMTAPTSTGSTPAPSAFSATGSVYQPGDWQWS, encoded by the exons ATGGCAACTCTTGGCTGTGATTTTCCTCCCTTGTCGGGGACTGGTTCCTCTGCCACTCAGTCTCAGTCGCGTTCGGTTGTTGCTACGTCACTCTCATCCTCCTCGACGACTGTTGGCTTGACCATCTCTGAACTTCCTCGGGATTTTCTTCCCACTTCGACTGATTTTCGGCTCAGCGTTGCTAGTGATTGGCCTACCtggagtgccacggttcgtaatgcCTTGTTTGGCCGTGGGCTCTTATCTTATCTCACGGATGGTCCACCCGTTGATTgttctgatgatgttttagCTGCTTGGAGTCTTCGGACTAATCGAGTCTCCAGTTATCTCATTGAGTCTCTCGACCCGACTCTTCGACCTGATCTGGTTACTCGATCTGCCCATGTGGTTTGGAGGTCTCTTACTGCTCGTTTTGTTGAGCGCAGTGGGGCTCGTCAGTATTCTCTTCTTACTCAGGCTGCTGCTGCTCATCAGGATGATAGGTCTATCCAGCAGTTCTATCAGCACATGCGTGGTTTTTGGCGTGAGTTGGAGGCCTTTCTCCCTGCTGACAGTCATATTGCTACTCATGTGGCCTTTTGGGATATGCGTCATATGTATGAGTTTATGATGTCTCTCCGCCCTGAGTTTGGTTCTCTAGTTGGTCAGCTTATACATCTTGACCCATCTCCCAGTCTTGAGACTGCAGTTGCTGAGTTAGTTGCAGAGGAGACTCGTCTGCACCTGCTAGGTGGTGTTAGGCCACCTCCCGCACCCTCTAGTTTCTCTGGTGTTCTTGCTGCGGCACCCTCTGGTATTTCCACAGCTCCTTCACCTTCATCTGGTCGTCCTTCTTGCACTCATTGCCTGCGGCCAGGTCATACTGTGGCTGACTGTTGGAAGCTTCACCCCGAGCGTCGTGTTGGACCTCGTGGTCGTGGCCGCCGTGCCTCCACTCCTATTGCTGCGGTTGTTACTCCTGCACTTCCTTCTCCTGCTTCTGCTATGTCTCCTATTGATATTCAACAGTTTCAACAGTTCCAGCAGTATCAGCAGCGTCTTGAGCAGATGACTGCTCCCACCAGCACTGGTAGCACTCCAGCACCCTCTGCTTTCTCAGCCACTG GATCCGTCTACCAGCCGGGTGATTGGCAGTGGTCGTAG
- the LOC119983068 gene encoding aquaporin PIP1-3-like produces MEGKEEDVKLGANKYSERQPLGTSAQTDKDYKEPPPAPLFEPGELQSWSFWRAGIAEFMATFLFLYITVLTVMGVSKAPNKCASVGIQGIAWAFGGMIFALVYCTAGISGGHINPAVTFGLFLARKLSLTRAIFYIVMQCLGAICGAGVVKGFQPSQYQLRGGGANVVSPGYTKGDGLGAEIIGTFVLVYTVFSATDAKRNARDSHVPILAPLPIGFAVFLVHLATIPITGTGINPARSLGAAIIYNKDHAWDDQWIFWVGPFIGAALAALYHQLIIRAIPFKGRG; encoded by the exons ATGGAGGGGAAAGAAGAGGATGTGAAGTTGGGAGCCAACAAGTACTCAGAGAGGCAACCTTTAGGGACCTCAGCACAGACAGACAAGGACTACAAGGAGCCACCACCAGCTCCTCTCTTTGAGCCTGGTGAGCTTCAGTCATGGTCTTTCTGGAGGGCTGGAATTGCAGAGTTCATGGCCACATTCCTCTTCCTCTACATCACTGTCCTCACTGTCATGGGTGTCAGCAAAGCCCCCAACAAGTGTGCTTCTGTGGGTATTCAGGGCATTGCTTGGGCTTTTGGTGGCATGATCTTTGCCCTTGTTTACTGCACTGCTGGAATCTCAG GTGGTCATATTAACCCAGCAGTGACATTTGGTCTCTTCCTGGCAAGGAAATTGTCACTGACCAGAGCAATTTTCTACATAGTCATGCAATGTCTTGGAGCGATCTGTGGTGCTGGAGTGGTGAAAGGTTTTCAGCCATCACAGTATCAGTTGAGGGGTGGTGGTGCCAACGTGGTGAGCCCTGGCTACACCAAGGGCGATGGCCTTGGTGCTGAGATTATTGGTACTTTTGTTCTGGTCTACACTGTTTTCTCTGCAACCGATGCCAAGAGAAATGCCAGAGACTCCCATGTCCCG ATATTGGCACCACTCCCAATTGGGTTTGCGGTGTTCTTGGTTCATTTGGCGACCATTCCAATCACTGGAACTGGCATCAACCCTGCCAGAAGCCTTGGTGCTGCTATCATCTACAACAAGGACCATGCATGGGACGACCAG TGGATCTTCTGGGTTGGCCCCTTCATTGGCGCTGCACTTGCTGCACTTTACCACCAGCTGATCATCAGAGCCATTCCATTCAAGGGTAGAGGCTGA